From the Solanum pennellii chromosome 4, SPENNV200 genome, one window contains:
- the LOC107017550 gene encoding uncharacterized protein LOC107017550 has translation MTTFIKVLCLVFCLAIMYEGIESSMCNPGIEISQAKLGTSQGQQVWNATLSNTCTCTLLQVKLSIPNFDSVTKINTTIISKSHDDIYDVNGGLPIYAQTSVYFIYAGNNLNVKLNDFTEACS, from the exons ATGACAACATTCATCAAAGTTCTTTGTTTAGTGTTTTGTCTTGCTATCATGTATGAAG gCATAGAGAGTTCCATGTGCAATCCTGGTATTGAAATTAGCCAAGCAAAATTAGGAACGAGTCAAGGACAACAAGTATGGAATGCAACTCTTTCAAATACATGTACATGTACTCTACTTCAAGTGAAATTGAGTATTCCAAATTTTGATTCTGTCACTAAAATTAACACTACCATCATCTCCAAGTCCCATGATGATATCTATGATGTTAATGGTGGTCTTCCAATTTATGCACAAACAagtgtatattttatttatgctGGAAATAATCTCAATGTTAAACTAAATGACTTTACAGAGGCTTGTTCATGA